A genomic segment from Necator americanus strain Aroian chromosome III, whole genome shotgun sequence encodes:
- a CDS encoding hypothetical protein (NECATOR_CHRIII.G11224.T1), translating to MSVRNHTAPDPNGVRPEHLKNLLLVLINTPARLFTRYLSECKAPKQWKTSKTVLLYKKGDPHDIGKYRPICLLSIIYKLFTRVIVNTIEKILDEVRPCEQAEFRKGFSTIDHIHTVSKLIEVSREYKMPLFRTFIDSNKDFDSVETEAVMEALDNQGVPTQYIKVLRELYSNFTTGISSFYMNIIVDVKRGVEGDTISPKIFTLENAMRGLEWDDMGVKVDGRQLHHLPFLDDILLITPSISQAERMLTEFDETCGCIGLQLNLQKTIFMHNGWVSDAPFTLNGTNISECTNYVYLGRELNMMNGLTSSWAIGDKRLGECIRASRM from the coding sequence atgtcggtaagaaatcacACGGCGCCCGATCCCAACGGagtaagaccagaacacctaaaGAACCTTCTGctagtactcatcaacaccccggcgaggctctttacacgttacctgtccgAATGCAAGgctcctaaacagtggaagaccagcaagaccgtgttgttgtataaaaagggagatccacatgacatcggcaagtatcgcccaatctgcttactgtccatcatctacaagctcttcacaagggTGATCGTTAATACGATTGAAAAAATCTTGGATGAAGTACGACCATGCGAGCAAGCggagtttcgaaaaggattcagcacgattgaccacattcacactgtttcgaaactcatcgaggtatcacgagagtacaagatgccgctctttCGCACCTTTATCGACTCGAACAAGgacttcgactcagttgagacggaagcggtcatggaagccttggacaaccaaggcgtccctacgcagtacataaaggtactacgagagttgtacagtaacttcacgaccggaatttcgtcATTCTACATGAATATCATAGTTGatgtgaagaggggggtcgagggtgatacaatctcacccaaaatattcaccctcgagaacgcaatgcgagggttggaatgggacgacatgggagtgaaggttgatggtcggcagctacaccatttgcccTTTCTTGATGACATcctactgataacacctagcatcagccaagcggaacgaatgctgaccgaattcgatgaaacatgtggatgtatcggtcttcagctgaatctgcaaaagacgatatTCATGcacaacggatgggtctcggatgccccattcacgctcaacggaacgaacatatccgaatgcaccaacTACGtttatctaggtcgggaattgaacatgatgaacggcTTGACTTCGAGTTGGGCAATAGGAGACAAGCGGCTTGGGGAgtgtataagagcatcgaggatgtag
- a CDS encoding hypothetical protein (NECATOR_CHRIII.G11224.T2): MSVRNHTAPDPNGVRPEHLKNLLLVLINTPARLFTRYLSECKAPKQWKTSKTVLLYKKGDPHDIGKYRPICLLSIIYKLFTRVIVNTIEKILDEVRPCEQAEFRKGFSTIDHIHTVSKLIEVSREYKMPLFRTFIDSNKDFDSVETEAVMEALDNQGVPTQYIKVLRELYSNFTTGISSFYMNIIVDVKRGVEGDTISPKIFTLENAMRGLEWDDMGVKVDAESAKDDIHAQRMGLGCPIHAQRNEHIRMHQLRLSRSGIEHDERLDFELGNRRQAAWGVYKSIEDVVKKKRNTRLRAHLFNTTILPALTYASETWAFRKQEQNAMSVIERAIERAMLGVSRFTKVRDGIRSSLSRQRSKIRDAAEFAKKSKIRWVGHNHWSRTVNDWVPSDIKNTTARPRLDQ, translated from the exons atgtcggtaagaaatcacACGGCGCCCGATCCCAACGGagtaagaccagaacacctaaaGAACCTTCTGctagtactcatcaacaccccggcgaggctctttacacgttacctgtccgAATGCAAGgctcctaaacagtggaagaccagcaagaccgtgttgttgtataaaaagggagatccacatgacatcggcaagtatcgcccaatctgcttactgtccatcatctacaagctcttcacaagggTGATCGTTAATACGATTGAAAAAATCTTGGATGAAGTACGACCATGCGAGCAAGCggagtttcgaaaaggattcagcacgattgaccacattcacactgtttcgaaactcatcgaggtatcacgagagtacaagatgccgctctttCGCACCTTTATCGACTCGAACAAGgacttcgactcagttgagacggaagcggtcatggaagccttggacaaccaaggcgtccctacgcagtacataaaggtactacgagagttgtacagtaacttcacgaccggaatttcgtcATTCTACATGAATATCATAGTTGatgtgaagaggggggtcgagggtgatacaatctcacccaaaatattcaccctcgagaacgcaatgcgagggttggaatgggacgacatgggagtgaaggttgatg ctgaatctgcaaaagacgatatTCATGcacaacggatgggtctcggatgccccattcacgctcaacggaacgaacatatccgaatgcaccaacTACGtttatctaggtcgggaattgaacatgatgaacggcTTGACTTCGAGTTGGGCAATAGGAGACAAGCGGCTTGGGGAgtgtataagagcatcgaggatgtagtgaaaaagaaaaggaacacccggctacgtgctcacctcttcaacaccaccatacttcctgctttgacctatgcttcggaaacctgggcatttcgcaagcaggaacaAAACGCgatgagcgtcattgaacgcgcaattgagagagcaatgctaggagtatcccgtttcacgaaggtgagggacgggattcgaagttctctctcacgtcaacgatcgaagattagagacgccgccgagtttgccaagaaaagtaaaatcagGTGGGTCGGACACAACCATTGGAGCAGAACCGTGAACGACTGGGTTCCTAGCGATATTAAGAACACTACAGCAAGGCCACGACTCGACCAATAG
- a CDS encoding hypothetical protein (NECATOR_CHRIII.G11225.T1), translating to MAKASHTLQKGAVVQHTAKAHNLKGQLPEGSMESLATNIRFVTLNCRTLSSELQQAALSRLLRYLCVPFAALQETRMRDRPVISIENYTIYCGDADENKVGGCAIAMRNDYKNLVEEFGSTSSRCAFLQLRDRRGRKLWIVSAHAPTETAEDNSKDAFYDELNALMSKIPTQQVVIVGIDANAKMGLEQQSDVLGKWYYAT from the coding sequence atggcgaaagcttcccatacattgcaaaaaggtgctgtcgtccagcacaccgccaaagcccataacctgaaaggtcaactgcctgaagggagcatggaatctttggcaacaaacattcgtttcgtcacgctgaactgccgaacattatcgagtgaactccaacaagccgctctatccagacttctgcgatatctctgtgtgccttttgctgcactgcaggaaacacgcatgagagatcggcccgtcatcagcatcgaaaattacaccatatactgcggcgatgctgatgagaacaaagtaggtggctgcgcgatagctatgaggaacgattacaagaacctggtggaggaatttggctcaacgtcgtctagatgcgcctttctacaactgcgggatcgcagaggacgtaaactctggatcgtaagtgctcacgcacctacggaaaccgctgaggacaacagtaaggacgccttctatgatgaactcaatgcgttgatgtctaaaataccaacccagcaggtggtcattgtcggaatcgacgcaaatgcgaagatgggactcgaacagcaatccgatgtgctaggaaaatggtactatgcaacgtag
- a CDS encoding hypothetical protein (NECATOR_CHRIII.G11226.T2), producing MAVWDIAFDSDHRPVLLSFKIRFHKRSRRVPLQPKIDMAGLKDDECKRKFRQHVPIHVGVRTRKKLSDADSFTNAGDFNQEKRLRRKLRRQLQQDGDNEWTSRAMEFEKAWEDRNPRKAYALLKQYSGKMKDVPMSSALLMGPTYAVNEEPPTESEVLVCIQKMKNGKSGGDDGISAEMLKYLPPSGIRIIEESVCCVLLAQERIITDRLIKHREETTRDEQAGLRPGPSTIDHVFIVRRVIEIWQRYSKPMQLAFLDFEAAFDSPHRGRILNALRADGVPGKFVHLLDDMNQRTTAAVRTPVGCTTPFEVVTGVRQGAVAGPFLFNFAIDYIMRRTVDQFPADIVLAPSGCPLTDLEYADDVVIFAESSTKLQHVVNLASKLAAAYGPRLRPDKCGYGINQMWISSNLGNQGRRTTDRTRR from the exons atGGCTGTTTGGGAcatcgcgttcgactctgaccaccgtccagttcttctcagcttcaagatacggttccacaagagaagccgaagagttcctcttcaaccgaaaatcgacatggcaggtctgaaagacgatgaatgcaaaagaaaattccgccaacatgtgcctattcatgttggagtacgaaccaggaagaagcttagcgatgcggactccttcacaaa cgctggtgacttcaaccaggaaaagcgtcttaggaggaagctgcgtcgtcaactgcaacaagacggcgataacgagtggacgtcaagagcgatggagtttgagaaggcgtgggaggacaggaacccgcggaaagcctacgctctactaaaacagtatagcggcaaaatgaaagatgttcccatgtcctcagcactgctaatggg accgacatatgcggttaacgaggagccaccgaccgagtcggaggtcctggtctgtattcagaaaatgaagaatggaaaatctggtggagacgacgggattagcgcagaaatgctaaaatatcttcctccgtctgggattc gaattatcgaggaatctgtttgctgcgtgttattaGCGCAGGAGCGCATTATCacggaccgactcattaaacatcgcgaagaaacaacgcgcgacgagcaagctggtcTTCGTCCTGGCccatctacgattgaccatgtgttcatcgtcaggagagtgatcgaaatttggcagcggtattcgaaaccaatgcaactagcgtttctggactttgaagccgcgttcgactctcctcaccgaggccgtattctcaacgcgcttcgcgccgatggagtaccaggaaagttcgttcacttgcttgatgacatgaatcaacgaacaactgctgcagttcgaacaccagtcggatgtacaacaccgtttgaagtggtaactggagtaagacaaggggcggtggcaggacccttcctgttcaatttcgccatcgactacattatgcgaagaacagtcgaccagtttcctgccgacattgtcttagcaccatcagggtgccccttgactgacctcgagtacgccgacgatgttgttatattcgcggaaagcagtacgaaacttcagcatgttgtcaaccttgcatcgaagctggctgcagcctacggaccacgcctacgccctgataaatgtgGATATGGAATAAatcagatgtggatctcttcgaatCTCGGGAATCAGGGtagacggacaaccgatagaactcgtcgatga
- a CDS encoding hypothetical protein (NECATOR_CHRIII.G11226.T1) codes for MAVWDIAFDSDHRPVLLSFKIRFHKRSRRVPLQPKIDMAGLKDDECKRKFRQHVPIHVGVRTRKKLSDADSFTKRKLRRQLQQDGDNEWTSRAMEFEKAWEDRNPRKAYALLKQYSGKMKDVPMSSALLMGPTYAVNEEPPTESEVLVCIQKMKNGKSGGDDGISAEMLKYLPPSGIRIIEESVCCVLLAQERIITDRLIKHREETTRDEQAGLRPGPSTIDHVFIVRRVIEIWQRYSKPMQLAFLDFEAAFDSPHRGRILNALRADGVPGKFVHLLDDMNQRTTAAVRTPVGCTTPFEVVTGVRQGAVAGPFLFNFAIDYIMRRTVDQFPADIVLAPSGCPLTDLEYADDVVIFAESSTKLQHVVNLASKLAAAYGPRLRPDKCGYGINQMWISSNLGNQGRRTTDRTRR; via the exons atGGCTGTTTGGGAcatcgcgttcgactctgaccaccgtccagttcttctcagcttcaagatacggttccacaagagaagccgaagagttcctcttcaaccgaaaatcgacatggcaggtctgaaagacgatgaatgcaaaagaaaattccgccaacatgtgcctattcatgttggagtacgaaccaggaagaagcttagcgatgcggactccttcacaaa gaggaagctgcgtcgtcaactgcaacaagacggcgataacgagtggacgtcaagagcgatggagtttgagaaggcgtgggaggacaggaacccgcggaaagcctacgctctactaaaacagtatagcggcaaaatgaaagatgttcccatgtcctcagcactgctaatggg accgacatatgcggttaacgaggagccaccgaccgagtcggaggtcctggtctgtattcagaaaatgaagaatggaaaatctggtggagacgacgggattagcgcagaaatgctaaaatatcttcctccgtctgggattc gaattatcgaggaatctgtttgctgcgtgttattaGCGCAGGAGCGCATTATCacggaccgactcattaaacatcgcgaagaaacaacgcgcgacgagcaagctggtcTTCGTCCTGGCccatctacgattgaccatgtgttcatcgtcaggagagtgatcgaaatttggcagcggtattcgaaaccaatgcaactagcgtttctggactttgaagccgcgttcgactctcctcaccgaggccgtattctcaacgcgcttcgcgccgatggagtaccaggaaagttcgttcacttgcttgatgacatgaatcaacgaacaactgctgcagttcgaacaccagtcggatgtacaacaccgtttgaagtggtaactggagtaagacaaggggcggtggcaggacccttcctgttcaatttcgccatcgactacattatgcgaagaacagtcgaccagtttcctgccgacattgtcttagcaccatcagggtgccccttgactgacctcgagtacgccgacgatgttgttatattcgcggaaagcagtacgaaacttcagcatgttgtcaaccttgcatcgaagctggctgcagcctacggaccacgcctacgccctgataaatgtgGATATGGAATAAatcagatgtggatctcttcgaatCTCGGGAATCAGGGtagacggacaaccgatagaactcgtcgatga
- a CDS encoding hypothetical protein (NECATOR_CHRIII.G11227.T1), whose translation MTRGRYQHLAPPSKAAKVNRLRFFGHTLRRLADRLVQRVLKSSSGSSWKKPPGRKRKFWTEVVKEDLRTLGVDRQFRRDVRFRRNLEYRRMD comes from the coding sequence atgacacgtggaagatatcaacatcttgcaccgccttcgaaagcggctaaagtaaatcgtcttcgcttctttggtcatacaTTAAGGAGActggcagatcgccttgtccaacgagttctgaagagttcgtcgggttcgagctggaagaagccacctggccgaaaacggaagttctggactgaggtggtgaaagaggacctgaggacactcggcgtggataggcagttcaggcgagacgtaaggtttcgcagaaacCTGGAATatcgacgaatggattga